The genomic interval GGAGCTGTTGCACTGCAGCCAccatcagagcagcacagtgctcacagagctgctgcactgcagccaccatcagagcagcacagtgctcacagagctgctgcactgcagccaccatcagagcagcacagtgatGATGGAGCTGTTGCACTGCAGCCAccatcagagcagcacagtgctcacagagctgctgcactgcagccaccatcagagcagcacagtgctcacagagctgctgcactgcagccaccatcagagcagcacagtgatGATGGAGCTGTTGCACTGCAGCCAccatcagagcagcacagtgctcacagagctgctgcactgcagccaccatcagagcagcacagtgctgacggagctgctgcactgcagccaccatcagagcagcacagtgctcacagagctgttgcactgcagccaccatcagagcagcacagtgctgatggagctgttgcactgcagccaccatcagagcagcacagtgctcacagagctgctgcactgcagccaccatcagagcagcacagtgatGATGGAGCTGTTGCACTGCAGCCAccatcagagcagcacagtgctcacagagctgctgcactgcagccaccatcagagcagcacagtgctcacagagctgctgcactgcagccaccatcagagcagcacagtgctcacagagctgctgcactgcagccaccatcagagcagcacagtgatGATGGAGCTGTTGCACTGCAGCCAccatcagagcagcacagtgctcacagagctgctgcactgcagccaccatcagagcagcacagtgctcacagagctgctgcactgcagccaccatcagagcagcacagtgctcacagagctgctgcactgcagccaccatcagagcagcacagtgatGATGGAGCTGTTGCACTGCAGCCAccatcagagcagcacagtgttGATGGAGCTGTTGCACTGCAGCCACCATCACTTCTGATGGGGGATTTCATCCAACTGTGAGTGTggtgagaaaagagagagaggtggAGATCCACAGCAGCCGTCCTGTCCTTCTGGGACCCAAGTGGATGGAGGGTGAGAGCCCCTCACTGCCCTAtcaggacagtgctgctccccgGAGGGCTGCGagtgctgaggagctgctgcccgaGGGATTGTTCCGTGGCAGCGGGTCAGCTTTGCCAGTAcagccagcctgcagcccagggtgccgtggcacagccatctgcagctcagggagccgtggcacagccatctgcagctcagggagccgtggcacagccatctgcagcccagggggccgtggcacagccatctgcagcccaggggccatggcacagccatctgcagcccagggggccatggcacagccatctgcagctcagggggccatggcacagccatctgcagctcagggggccgtggcacagccatctgcagctcagggagccgtggcacagccatctgcagcccagggggccatggcacagccatctgcagctcagggggccatggcacagccactctgcagctcagggggccgtggcacagccatctgcagctcagggagccgtggcacagccaacctgcagcccagggccaTGGCACAGCCAGCGGTGCGTGCTCCGCACAGGCTCCCGCCGCCCCACGCCGCCGCCGGTCCCGCAGCAGGCTCTGGAGGCAGCTGCGGAGGCGCTGGCCGCGCAGGACACAGCCCGGCTCGGGCCAGCACCGCgcccctgccccacagagccctcCCCGCACGCCCCATAACAATGGCAGAGCCCTCTCTGAACTCTACAGGGGAGGGGGAGCTTTCAGAACAGTAAACAACGCGGCCACAACAGGAGCCCCGCGGGGAAAGCCCCTCCCGCGCCCGCTTTGCCGCTGCGAGCCCCGCGCTCCGCCCCGCCCGCAGCCAGAGGCGCTCGACCCGCGGCTGCCGGCGCCCGGCTCCGCGTCCCTCCCGCGGCCGAAGCGCGCCCCGGGCCTCCCCTCCGCGGGCCGGGCGCTCGCCCTGGCACCCGAGGCGCCAGAGGAAGAGGCGGCGCCGCTCGCCTTCCTGTTCCGGCCTGTGggcgcagccgcagcccgcgcCGCCGGGACGGAGCGCTGCCGGAGCCCCGCCGCGCTGCCATGGCGCCGAGGCGGCGCCGGGGCTGGGCCGCGCCGGGCTCCCTGTTGCCGTTGCTCTGCGCCCtgctccgcgccgccgccgaCACCAGCACGGGCCGGGTAGGCGCGGGAGCGGGAGGGGGCCGGGGCGCAGCGctgggggcagcggggccgggctgcggcGCCGGGCGCTCCCGCCCGCTGGAAGCCTCCCTGCGTCTCCTGTGGGCCCTTGTGCCGCTCTGCCAAGCGGCCGGTCCTAGTCGCTGGTGGCAGGCTGGGCTCAGGTGTGCTGCCACAGCCGCTGTCAGCTCTTGTCGGTGTCTGGGCGGGTTGGGAACCGTCGGGCAAAGGCAGCCGTGCCCCTCCTGTCTGCTCTTGAGCGGCAGCTTTCCTCATAGAGCTTCTCTCAGTGCCGGTGTGGGCGTCGTGTGGTGTTCCTTTCCCTTGCCCCCTGCTGCGTCCGAGTCTGCCGGAGAAAGGCAACATGCGAGGGCAGCCCCGCTCAGAGCTGTTTTGGTTGGCGTCCTCTGCCCTTGCTGCTCAAGGACAGCTTGTTTTGGTCAGACTGAAGGTCTGCGTGTTCCACCTCACCGTGTTTGTCAAAGACAAATGCTGGATGCCTAGCCACTGGAAGCAAATGTCCGGTCTCCGGGCGGTTTTGCAGCTTGGCTTTGTCTTGAGCCATTGATAACGTCAGCATTGAATAGCACTGTATGTCCATTTACTTGGTGAGCTTTAACATGCCTGGCCCAGGTGCTGCCTCGCACCTGCTTTCTCCTGCTTTGGAAGCAAGACCTTTCTGTCTTACCAATGGACTTTATTGTCTTTTTGTTGCTACAAAGCAATGAAGATTGCTCTTTCTCTTGTTCCTCTCCTGACTTGGACCCCTTTCATGCTGCTGTGTTGTGTTAAGGGAAGATGTGCCTCTCTCagtggtcatagaatcatagaatagtaggggttggaagggaactttagagatcatctggttcaaccccctgacaaagcaggtcccacctagatcaagttgcacaggCTACCAGTGTGGGAGCAGTGCACGCAGGTGATTCATCAGCGATTGTGTGTTGAGGACCGTGTCCCATGGGTCAGATGGATATAGTTTACAGGATATATGTGGATTTTACAGTGGTCTAAGTGTTGAATCAGAGGGCTGGGGTGCTGGCCATAAAGAAGAGAAGCACTGGGATGTGTGCATGAAAGTTTATGAAAACAGCCTCCAGTCAAGTTTTATTGCCATTTGCACTTAACGGTGAATTaactttccttttcattgtGGTATAagtgaggagcaggaagagatgGGAAGGAAGTAAAAACCCTGAATGAATGGGTGTTTTTGAAAATTCTGTCCTTAGCATTTTGACACATTTGACATGTTTTATTTAAGGTTCCATTTTCgggggggagctggggaggctgggaaaaaagacaaagcctCTCGAGGAGAGTTGGTCTGACAGTTTGCTAGGTATCTGCTATTAGTAGTGGGAAAGTCTGTCTAACCAGAGTCCCTGCAAACTGTCCGAGGGTGAATTTCGTGtgtgttttgttgctttgttgtgtggttttggtttttctttttaaagaaatactgcAGTGCTTAGTGCAAGTGTAAAGCTGAACCTGTGTTTGCAGGGATTGCCAGGGCCTGTTAAGCCCCTTGCTTGGAGAAGTGGTCCAGAGGCAGCAGTGGATGATGGGCACTGGATTATTGTGATTGTGATGTTGTGGGGACTTAGAAATCTTGTGATGGCAAGGTGACAGAGTGCACAGGAGGCTTCTGGAACAGGGATGAAGCTTCTTGGACATTTTTGGTGCTCTCAAAGACCTAAGTCTGCCCCAGTTACTCGGTGGGGACGACAGCCTTTTAGTGGACAGGTCTGCATTGTCCTGGGTGATGAGTGGTATGACACTGTGTCTTTAGCCCTTCTTAGAGCTCAGATGATATTACCAAACTTAACCAAAAAAGGAGAGGTGGTTGAATATTTTGGCTAGTTCACCACTTTTTGAGCAAACGTTTGGATCGGTTAATGCCAGCTTACTGTGGCATCTTACcatctgtttctttctgtttcaggaTTGGTTAAAAACTTACGGCTACTTGCTTCCGTCTGACAGCCACACGTCTGCCGTGCAGTCGGGAAAAGCTGTGCAGTCCGCGGTTGCCACTATGCAACAGTTTTATGGGATCCCAGTAACAGGAGTTTTGGACCAGACAACTATTGAGTAAGATTAACGTAGGCTAATTTTGTCTCTCCCTTTCTTAATGCGTTGTCAAATGACCAGGGTAATTATTCCCGCTATGAGAAGCCCTCAAAAGGAATATATTTGACTGACTCTGCCAGAGAAGAGTCACAAGAAAAGACTTCCCTAACAAAAAACACGTGGAAAACtccaccttttctttttgccacCAGTACCATTTGTAAGTGTGGGGAGAAGCTCTTgttaaatgtcatttttttctggtacGAAGGCAAAATGTGAGTCTTGTGAGCTTCTGGAAGCAGAGGCTGTCAggagttttatttctgtctctgtctGGGTTTAGGTGAAACTTCGGCTTCAGAAATGGCTTCTAATGTATTTCTTAATTATTTGGAGTTGTGGATCTCCATGGATGCTCTCTGTGGAGATCTCTAGTTCTGAGTTGAAGTGAGTTGTTGTAGTCTGATGATGATAGGCAAGGCTACTTAGCTGTCGATGACTGCTATTTATTGGACATTAGATGTTCTCTACTGTATGCTGACCGTGTTATTTGTTGTTTGTGATCGGTGGCTTGATGGCACAGAAGCATTGGTCTAAATCACCTAGGCTGAAGGGTCGTTGTTCTTTAAAGGCTGTTGCCTTTAGTCTTCAGTGTGTACTGTGAATTGTGATGTGAAAGCAGTACTCTAGGGGGGAGGTGGTGTTTGCTGCTGCTACCTGACTGGCATCCTGTCAGCTCACCTGGATGTCTTGTATTGGCTGAATCTGTGTGCTTTTGGTATGGAGCAGGGGAGCATCTGACGCCTAAAGCAGAATGTGGATAAGATCTTACTAATGGGAAAGAAGCATCTCATggtgaataaaaaaagaaagtacaaaTCATAGAACCTGCTTAGGCCCTGCCAGAGGGTTTTCCTTTGGCCTTTTCACGTTGCATTAGCAGACCCTTTTTGAGCGTGTTCTACCTAGTTCTTCATCTCTCCTGTTACGGCACTCAGCAGGTAAAAGACAGTAGCGCAGAAGAAAGAGGCATTAAGTAGCCAAATAGTGTCAAGAACAAAGGGGTTTGGTTGTATGCTTTCCAGACaacaagaagagggagaaaCATAAGAAATGGAGAAGTAAGCAGGAGGGAATCATCCTGGacttggagagagtccagtagaggactaccaagatgattaggggactggagcatccctctgacaaggaaaggctaCAAGACCTGAGGCTATTTAGCCTGGGAAGACTTTATCAGTCCTTATCAATACCTAAGGGGTGGTTGTCGAGGGGATGGGACCAGtcctttttctgtggtgcccagtgacacggcaaggggtaacgggcacaagctgggacaCAGGAATTCCACTTGagcaaggagaaacttctttgccaAAGTTgaggcgagggagccctggcacaagctgcccagagagagtgtggagtctctttctctgccggtttccaaacccaactggacatgttcctgtgcctcctggtcgaggggaacctgctttagtagggggtgaggctggatgatctctagaggtcccttccatcctcTGCCATTCTGAGAGTCTGTGAATACCTCTCCAGTGAATGTAACGTTCCCTCCTTTATCTCACAGGAAACCCCCCTGTTCTCCATTGAGGGATAGAGAAAATCCTCTTTGCTTTTCAAACGAGTTGAAgatgaaatgttttttaaaggaggGATTTTCCATCTGGGGTATCTTTGCCATTAATAACAGTTTGTAAGTGAATGCTGAAGCAGAGCCAGAGTTGTGTATGTACAGCTGGGATGCTTATGAGTTGGAAGAGCGAGAGTGAGGGAAGAAGGGACTAGGATATTGGGGTGCCAGTTTGGAAAGTTagtgagctgcttctgcagccctGTGAGTTTGCCTGAAGGCTTTGGTTGTCTTGAGGAGGGTGTTTGGAGCCGTGAAGAAACGAGACCCCAAGCCCATGATCATGAAGCTCTGTGAAGAGCTGCCATGGTTCTTTGatgatgtgaggagctgctgggagcttcGGTGGCATCTGTGGGGAGGATGGTTTTGGGCCTGGAGGGGTCTGGGGGAGGCGTTTGGGGCTGGGGGATGAACTTTGCCTCGTCTGCCTCCCTCGCAGGAGTCCACCCAGGTGAGGAGAACCTCCATCATCCTCTTGAGAGAGGTGATCGACGCCATGGAGAGGAACAAGAAGCACCTCAAGATCGTGAGGAGGAACCTCATCCCCCTGTTCTTCAGGATGAGCGACCAGCTCATGCTGGTGGCTGAGGTACAGGCACAAGTGACTGTAaagtcacttctctctctggaGTTgagagggcagcagcagggacaggacTGGGAAAGGGACTGTGAACGGTAGCTGATGGGTCAACCCTCGTGGCTGGGTTATGTGCTCACACCTGCCAGCATCCAGTAGGCCAGCAGAAGGCTTGTGGCTGGCAAGTCAATGGTGTGAATCACTTTCCCTAAGTAACCTGCTGGGCCCATCCAAGAAGAGGGCTTGGATGTGGGTTGTGACATCCCTCTGAGCCGAGTACTTGATGGGACAGCAGCAGGTACGTGCCTTGTTGTGTCTACTGGAGACAGTCTtggaaaagaaggctgaggttACTTTAGCCTGTTAATTCAAAGGCCACAGGAAGACCAATGGACTGGGCTACCAGAGACAATAAGAAATGGTTCTCTAACTACATTAGCAACAAAAAGGCGGCCAAGAAGAATCTCCATCCTTTATTGGATATAGGAGAAAAACACAGGATAAAGGCTGAGGATAAAGCTGAGGTACTTCA from Colius striatus isolate bColStr4 chromosome 16, bColStr4.1.hap1, whole genome shotgun sequence carries:
- the LOC133626917 gene encoding matrix metalloproteinase-24-like — encoded protein: MAPRRRRGWAAPGSLLPLLCALLRAAADTSTGRDWLKTYGYLLPSDSHTSAVQSGKAVQSAVATMQQFYGIPVTGVLDQTTIEKKGLIAQTPPLEFAAHTIEHEGQILIKS